One part of the Tolypothrix sp. NIES-4075 genome encodes these proteins:
- the glf gene encoding UDP-galactopyranose mutase, with protein sequence MSGEHTQIKNNGISNGKSRTKLSTLTEPQSSGASKFQKLSLSNKSFKESSTDTPDIVCFSHLRWNFVYQRPQHLLVRCAQGRRVFFIEEPMFSADPLGRLEVSQDQNGVVVVVPHLPSGLSEDNINADLKVLIDGLFVQHNIRKYMFWYYTPMAIAFTSHLEPEAVLYDCMDELSAFKGASSALKNYEAELFRRADLVFTGGQSLYESKVNQHPHVYAFPSSVDVPHFAQARNLKEEPADQANIPHPRLGFFGVIDERMDIELLAGIADARPDWHLVMIGPVVKIDPALLPQRENIHYLGGKDYKELPCYLAGWDLAMLTFARNESTRFISPTKTPEYLAAGKPVVSTSIRDVVRPYGDLKLVRIADTASEFVTAAEQAMQEDTAASGWLSRVDAFLEQISWDRTWGSMMQLIDSALAERLWKSLAARQDSAVTNIPQAPSIITRDFVFDYLIVGAGFSGSVIAERLATQSGKKVLVVDKRNHIGGNAYDHYDDHGVLVHRYGPHIFHTNSREVFEYLSQFTQWRSYEHRVLASVDGQLVPIPINLDTINKLYGMNLNSFQVEDFYKSLAQPREYIRTSEDVVVSKVGQELYEKFFRGYTRKQWGLDPSELDKSVIARIPTRSNRDDRYFTDTYQAMPLHGFTRMFENMLNHPNIKVMLNTDYREIQKAIPCREMVYSGPVDEYFDYRFGKLPYRSLDFKHETHNTQVFQPAPVINYPNEHLYTRVTEFKYLTGQEHSKTSIVYEFPKAEGDPYYPVPRPENQEVYKQYKALADETAGVYFVGRLATYKYYNMDQCVAQALSVYKQIPVRA encoded by the coding sequence ATGTCGGGCGAACATACTCAAATAAAAAATAACGGTATCAGTAATGGTAAGTCGCGAACCAAGCTATCGACACTAACTGAACCGCAATCATCAGGTGCATCGAAATTCCAGAAGTTATCTTTATCCAACAAAAGCTTTAAAGAATCTTCTACAGATACGCCTGATATAGTTTGTTTTTCTCATTTGCGTTGGAATTTCGTTTATCAAAGACCGCAGCATCTTCTAGTTCGTTGCGCTCAAGGACGGCGGGTTTTCTTTATTGAGGAGCCGATGTTTAGCGCCGACCCGTTGGGACGGTTGGAAGTAAGCCAAGATCAGAATGGGGTAGTGGTTGTTGTTCCCCACCTACCATCCGGTTTGAGTGAAGACAATATCAACGCGGATTTAAAAGTGTTGATTGATGGCTTGTTTGTACAGCATAACATCCGCAAGTACATGTTTTGGTACTATACGCCGATGGCGATCGCTTTTACAAGCCACTTGGAGCCAGAAGCAGTACTCTACGATTGCATGGATGAGTTATCTGCATTCAAAGGTGCGTCATCCGCTTTAAAGAACTACGAAGCCGAACTTTTCCGCCGTGCAGACTTGGTGTTTACAGGTGGACAAAGCCTTTATGAAAGCAAGGTGAACCAGCATCCACATGTCTATGCATTTCCAAGTAGTGTGGATGTACCACATTTTGCCCAAGCGAGAAATCTGAAAGAAGAACCAGCAGATCAAGCTAATATTCCTCACCCGCGTCTGGGGTTCTTTGGGGTGATTGACGAACGGATGGATATTGAACTGTTGGCAGGAATTGCCGATGCGCGTCCTGACTGGCATTTGGTGATGATTGGTCCAGTTGTGAAAATCGACCCAGCACTTCTGCCCCAACGCGAGAATATCCATTATCTGGGTGGTAAAGATTATAAAGAGCTACCATGCTATTTGGCAGGGTGGGATTTGGCGATGCTGACGTTTGCGCGGAACGAATCAACGCGCTTTATTAGTCCAACTAAAACCCCAGAGTATCTTGCCGCAGGTAAGCCTGTAGTATCTACTTCGATTCGAGATGTGGTGCGTCCCTACGGTGACTTGAAGCTGGTGCGAATTGCAGACACGGCTTCGGAGTTTGTCACCGCAGCAGAACAGGCTATGCAAGAAGACACCGCAGCATCAGGGTGGCTGAGTCGGGTAGATGCATTTTTAGAGCAGATTTCTTGGGATAGAACTTGGGGATCGATGATGCAACTTATAGATTCGGCGTTAGCGGAGCGGCTCTGGAAGAGCCTCGCTGCCCGTCAAGATAGCGCAGTTACAAATATCCCCCAAGCCCCAAGCATCATTACCAGAGATTTTGTCTTCGATTACTTAATTGTCGGTGCGGGTTTTTCTGGAAGCGTCATCGCTGAACGCTTGGCAACTCAGTCTGGCAAAAAAGTGCTAGTTGTTGACAAACGCAACCATATCGGTGGCAACGCCTACGACCATTATGACGATCATGGTGTCCTCGTACACAGATACGGTCCCCACATTTTTCACACCAACTCCCGCGAAGTCTTTGAATACCTTTCGCAGTTCACACAATGGCGTAGTTACGAACATCGCGTTCTTGCCAGCGTAGACGGACAGCTTGTTCCCATCCCCATCAACCTCGACACGATCAACAAACTCTATGGAATGAATCTCAATTCATTTCAGGTGGAGGATTTTTACAAGTCGCTTGCCCAACCAAGAGAATACATTCGCACTAGTGAAGATGTGGTGGTGAGCAAAGTTGGTCAGGAACTCTATGAAAAGTTCTTCCGGGGCTACACTCGCAAACAATGGGGACTCGACCCTTCAGAACTGGATAAATCAGTAATAGCTCGGATTCCCACCCGTAGTAATCGCGATGATCGATATTTTACTGATACTTATCAAGCAATGCCGCTGCATGGCTTTACTCGGATGTTCGAGAATATGTTAAATCACCCGAACATTAAGGTAATGCTAAATACCGATTACCGGGAAATCCAAAAAGCGATACCTTGCCGGGAAATGGTTTACAGTGGTCCTGTTGACGAGTATTTTGATTATCGCTTTGGCAAGCTGCCCTATCGATCGCTCGATTTTAAGCACGAGACGCACAATACACAGGTGTTTCAGCCAGCACCAGTCATCAACTACCCGAATGAACATCTGTATACTCGCGTTACGGAGTTTAAGTATTTGACTGGACAGGAACACTCTAAAACTAGCATCGTTTACGAGTTTCCCAAAGCTGAAGGAGATCCGTATTATCCTGTACCACGTCCGGAAAATCAGGAAGTTTACAAGCAATACAAGGCACTGGCTGATGAAACTGCTGGTGTGTATTTTGTCGGACGCTTGGCAACTTATAAGTATTACAACATGGATCAGTGTGTAGCTCAGGCTCTTTCTGTTTACAAACAAATCCCGGTTAGGGCTTGA